TCGGGCTGAATCACCCGCTCGCGGATGCCGCCGCCGGTGCCCATGAGCGGCGTGTCGTCGCCCTTGAGCCGCAGCTCCTTGAGACCGTAGGGCGTCACGGCCGAACCGCCGTTGAGAAAGCCCGCATAGGCGCCCGTCATCTCCAGCAGCGAGGCCTCGGAGGTGCCGAGCGCCATGGCGGGGGTGTCGTTCAGCTCGGACTCGATGCCGAACTCATAGGCCACCTTGTGCACCAGATCGCGGCCCACGCTTTCCGAGATTTTGATCGCCGGAATGTTCAGCGAGTTCTTCAGCGCGTCGGTCAGCGTGACCCGGCCCTTGAAGTTGTTCGAGTAGTTCTTGGGGCACCACTGGCCGGAGCCGGGGATGTTCATGCAGAAGGGCTCGTCCACCACCGTGTCATAGGGGGAATAGCCCAGCTCCAGCGCGGTGGCGTAGATGAAGGGCTTGAAGGACGAGCCTGTCTGGCGCTTGGCCTGGGTGGCGCGGTTGAACACGCCCGACACGCCGGTCTTCTTGCCGCCGACCATGGCGCGCACGGCGCCGTCCGCCGACATCACCACGATGGCGGCCTGCACGACAGAGCCCGGCTTGGTCACCTTCTCGGAATAGACCTTGTTCATCGCGGCCTCGGCGGCGCGCTGAAGCTTGGGGTCGAGCGTGGTCTGGATGACGACATCCTCGGTGGTGCCGCTGGTAAAGAATTCGGGCCCGGTCGACATCACCCAGTCGGCGAAATAGCCGCCCAGCCGGCGCTCGGCCTCTTCGGACAGCGTCGCCGGGTTGGCCTGCGCGGTCTTTTCCTGCTCGGAGGTCAGATAGCCCTGCTCGCGCATCAGCCGCAGCACCGTGGCGGCGCGGGCCTGCGAGCGTTCGACGTCGTTGGTCGGCGCCAGCGAGGAGGGCGCGGTCAGCAGCCCGGCCAGCATGGCCGCCTGCTGCGGGTTCAGCTCGCCCGCGTGCTTGCTGAAATAGCGCTGAGAGGCGGCCTCTGCGCCATAGGCGCCGCCGCCCATATAGGCGCGGTTGAGGTAGATCGAGAGGATCTGGTCCTTGGTGTATTTCGCCTCCATCGCCATGGCGTAGAGCGCTTCCTTGCCCTTGCGTGCGAGCGAGGACTGGCGGCAGTCGGCGACATAGGCGGCCTCGCTTTCCCAGGCGTCGGGGTCGAACTCGGTGCCGAGGCAGAGCAGCTTTGCGGTCTGCTGGGTGATGGTCGAGCCGCCATGGCCCGAGAGCGGACCGCGCCCTTCGGAAAGGTTGATGCGGATGGCGCTGGCGACGCCGCGCGGCGAGACGCCGAAATGCCGGTAGAAGCGCTTGTCCTCGGTGGCGACCACCGCGTTCTTGAGATGCGGGCTGACGCTGTCGGCGGTCACCGCGCCGCCGAACTGGTCGCCGCGCCAGGCGAAAATCTGGCCGTTGCGGTCGATGAGTGTGACCGAGCCGCGCGCACGGCCGTCGAGCAGCGCCTCGAAAGAGGGCAGCGTGGTGTAGAAATAGCCGACACCCAGCGCGACGAGCAGCGCAACCACCGCCGTGACCCGCCAGACCACGCGCCAGATCAGGCCAAAGATCCAGCGGAACACGCCCAGGACAAAGGCCGCAACCGGGTTGCGACGCGGCGCGGCCTTGCGGCGCGGCGCGGCTTTCGCTGCCTTTTTCGGCTTTGTTTTCTTGGGCTTTTGGGCGGTTTTGTTCGGATAACGGCGCTCCGCAACCAACCGGCCCTTGCCCCGGCCTGAATCACTCATTTGGCTCTGCCCGCGTTTTCGTCTTTTGCGACAGAGTAACGGCTTTGGCCCGGGTTGTAGACCGGGAAACGGTCACATTCATGACTTTTTAGTGTGATTAATAATTAGACATATGTTCGAATTTAGATCAATTTTCGCGCATTAATGGGGTGTCGCCCGGCTGTTACAAGGGCCGTTTCTTCCAATGGAATGGCTCGGGCGGCTTCCTGCCCATGCAAAACGCAGGCAGCGGTCTGCCAAACCGAAAGGGACCAAGGTGAAACTGATCATTGCGACGATCAAGCCGTTCAAGCTGGAGGAGGTGCGCGAGGCGCTCACTGGAATCGGCGTGCGCGGCATGATGGTGACGGAAATCAAGGGTTTCGGATCACAGTCTGGACACACGGAAATCTATCGCGGCGCCGAATACGCGGTGAATTTCGTGCCGAAGATCAAACTGGAGATCGTGGTGGCCTCGTCCATGGCCGACCAGGTGGTCGAGACGATCACCAAGACCGCGCAGACCGGCAAGATCGGTGACGGCAAGATCTTTGTGCTGGACGTGCAGCAGGCCGTGCGGGTGCGCACCGGCGAAACCGACGCGGACGCGATCTGATCGCATTCAGACGCAAGTTTACAAGGGACAAACGGATCATGAAACTTCTCAAGACTCTCGCCCCGGCTGCCGCGCTGATTGCGCTGCCGACCCTGGGCCTGGCCCAGGATGACGGCCCCGCGCCGGGCGTGAACGCGTCGACCGATACGGTCTTCATCTTCAACTCGCTGCTGTTCCTGATCGGCGGCTTCCTGGTGATGTGGATGGCCGCGGGCTTTGCGATGCTCGAAGCCGGTCTCGTCCGCTCCAAGAACGTTGCCATGCAGTGCATGAAAAACGTCGTGCTGTTCTCGCTCGCGGCGATCTTCTACTACCTGATCGGCTACAACCTGATGTACCCGCTGGGCACCTGGTCGGTCGACGGTGTCATCTCCGGCGTCTGGGGCCCCGGCGTTCTCGAAGCGGTTGGCGTGACCGCCGATGCCGCCGACGATTACGGCTATGCCTCGACCGGGTCCGACTTCTTCTTCCAGCTGATGTTCTGCGCCACCACCGCCTCGATCGTCTCGGGCACCCTGGCCGAGCGTATCAAGCTGTGGCCGTTCCTGGTGTTCGTCGTCATCCTGACCTCGATCATCTACCCGCTGCAAGCCTCCTGGAAATGGGGCGGCGGTTTCCTCGACGAAGCTGGCTTCCTCGATTTCGCTGGTTCGACCGTCGTGCACTCGGTGGGTGGCTGGGCCGCTCTGACCGGCGCCATCATCCTCGGACCGCGTCTCGGACGCTATGTCGACGGCCGCGTGGTTCCCTTCCCGGGCTCCAACCTGACCCTCGCTACCCTCGGGACGTTCATCCTTTGGCTGGGCTGGTTCGGCTTCAACGGCGGCTCGCAGCTTGCCATGGGCACCGTGGGTGACGTCGCCGACGTGTCGCGGATCTTTGCCAACACCAACACCGCAGCCGCGGGTGGTTCGGTCGCCGCTCTGATCATGACCCAGATCATGTACAAGAAGCCCGACCTCACCATGGTGCTGAACGGCGCGCTGGCCGGCCTCGTGTCGATCACCGCGGAACCGCTGACCCCGACCCTGGGCGCGGCCACCATCATCGGCGCGATCGGCGGCATCATCGTGGTCTTCGCGGTCCCGATGCTCGACAAGCTGAAGATCGACGACGTTGTCGGCGCCATCCCGGTCCACCTGGTCTGCGGCATCTGGGGCACCATCGCCGTGGCCTTCACCAACTCCGACGCCTCCTTCGCGACGCAGCTCTACGGCATCGTTGTGGTCGGCATCTTCACCATCATCGCCTCGGGCGTGGTGTGGTTCGTCCTCAAGCTGGTCATGGGCGGTATCCGTGTCAGCGAAGAGGAAGAGATCACCGGTCTCGACATGGGCGAGCTGGGCATGGAGGCCTATCCGGAATTCTCCAAAGGCTGATCTCCTCCTTCCTGTCAGCCTTTTGTGACCAACTGCCCGGGCGTTCGCGCCCGGGTTTTTTTGTGCGGTAAGCCGCGGATGCAGGAAGACGCGCGCGGGGCGCGGCCTCGGTCTTTGCGATCCGGAAACGGTGGGCGACGAGCGCCGGGAGGGCTCAGCCCCGGTGCTTCACCCGCTCATAGCGCTGTTTGGCGATGTCTTCGTCATGCTCGGCCTTGCGGTCGGCGGCCAGCGCCCGCTCGACATAGCTCAGATGCGCCTCTACGGCGGCGCGGGCGGCGGCGGCATCGCGGGCCTGAAGCGCCAGATTGATCGCGCGGTGCTGGTCGAGCAGCGCCTCGCGCGTGGTGCGCTGGCGGAACATCACCGAGCGGTTGTAGAACACCCCCTCGCGCAGAAGCTGATACATCGAGCGCATCATGTGCAGCATGATCACATTATGGCTGGCCTCGATGATCGCCAGGTGAAACTCCGCATCGAGCCGCGCCTCGTCCGCCGGGTTGCGCTTGCCATGCGCCGCTTCCATCTGCGCGAAGAGCGTATCTATCACCCTGAGGTCGGTATCCGTGCCATGCAGGGCGGCGCGTTCGGCAGCCATGCCCTCCATGTCGCGGCGAAAGCTGAGATAGTCGAAGACTGCCTCGTCATGGCGGGCAAAAAGCTGCACCAGCGTATCTGAAAAGGCAGAACCCAGCGCCTCGGTGACAAAGATCCCCGCGCCGGCGCGCGAGGTGAGCAACCCGCGTGCCTGAAGATCGGCCACCGCCTCGCGCAGCGAGGGGCGCGAGACGCCGAGCCGCTCGGCCAGCTCGCGCTCTGCCGGCAGCCGCTCGCCCGGGCGCAGGATGCCGCGCAGGATCAGCTCCTCGATCTGGCGCACCACGGCCGAGGCGAGTTTCTCCGATTGCACGGGACGGAAGGGCATGAGGCGCCTCTAGCTCTGCGAAATTGGTCAGATCATATGACCGCACGGGAGGCGGGACAAGTAGGGTGGGCAATCCTGCCCACCGCTCGCCCAGCTTCCCGCGACGCCTACCACCGCCGCAGCGCCGCCTCGTCCTCGTCCTTGGCCGCGACCCAGGACTGCGCCCCGCCGGCGCTTTCCTTCTTCCAGAAGGGGGCGCGGGACTTCAGGTAATCCATCAGGTATTCCGCCGCCTCGAACGCATCCTTGCGGTGTGGCGAGGCGGTCGCCACCATCATGATGCGCTCGCCCGGCGCCAGTTTGCCATGGCGGTGGATCACCAGCACCTCGCCCAGAGACCAGCGCGCCTGCGCCTCTGCGGCGATCTTGGCCAGCGCCTTTTCGGTCATGCCGGGGTAATGCTCGATCTCCATGCCGTCGAGCCCGCCGCTGACGTCGCGCACCACGCCGGTGAAGGTCACCACCGCGCCCATGTCGTTGCGGCCAGCGGCGAATGCGTCGGCTTCGGCGCCGAAATCGAACGGCGCCTCCTGCACCACGATGCGAATGCCGGCCTCCTCGCTCATGGCTCAGCCCCCGGTCATCGGCGGAAAGAACGCCACTTCGCGGGCACCGGCCAGCGGTGCGTCGAAATCGGTCAGCTCCTGGTCGACCGCGACGCGCAGCGCCGAGAGGTCGGAAAACGCCATGGCGTAGCGCTCTTCGCGGGCGCGCAGCTCGTCGACCAGCGCCGCGACGGTCTCGGCCCCGGTGTCGAGCCTTTCCTTCGGCAGCCCGATCCGCTCGCGGACCCAGGCGAAATACAGAACGTCGATCATCGCTCCTCCCGGAGATGCGGCAGGGCCTTCACGAAATAGTCCCAGCCGGTGATCAGGGTCAGCGTCGCCGCCACCCAGAGCAGCGTCAGCCCGATATGCCCGGCCCAGGTCATGCCCTGCTCCTTCCAGATCAGGCCATGAATATCCGCAGCCTCGCGGTTCAGGATCGCGCTCACCCGCTGCGGGTCGAGGTCGATGACGCTGACCGCAAGATAATGCTCGAAGACGCCCTGTGCAAACAGCACCGCGATGGCGACCATCTGAAAGGTGGTCTTCCACTTTGCCAGCTTGGTGACCTTCAGCGTGCCCGCCACGTCGCCGAGATACTCGCGCAGCCCGCTGACAAAGACCTCGCGGAAAAGGATGAAGGTCGCCGGCAGCACCAGCCAGGGCGACATCGAGGAATAGCCCACGATCACCATCAGCGCGATCACCACCATCGCCTTGTCGGCGATCGGATCGAGCATCGCGCCGAGCTTCGATTCCAGCGACCAGGCGCGCGCGATATAGCCGTCGAACCAGTCGGTCACGGCGGCGCCGATGAACAGCAGCAGCGCGAACCAGTCGGCGAGCGGCCGGGAGAAATACAGGAACATCACCGCCACGCCGGGAGCGGCAAGCAGGCGGAGCGCGGTGAGTGTGTTTGGAAGGGTCCAGCGCATGGGGGGATTGGTAACGCTCTTTTCCGGGGGAGGGAAGAGAGCCTGAACGCGACGGCTTAACGCGCCTGCCGTTCCAGCCGCTCGACAAACAGCGCGCGGGCGGCGGGCAGGGGGCGGTCGCGCAGCTCATGCGCAAGCTTGTGTTCGAGGAAATAGCCGGTGGTGGAGAGCGCCGTGACGATCTCGGCATCCGGCGCGTTGCCCTCGCCGCGCAGCACCGGCGGCAGCGGCAGCAGCCGCGCCGCCCAGTCGCCCGCGCCGATGGCCGAAACCGCCCGCCCGCTGCGCGGCGAGACGTAATCCAGCGGCTCGTTGATCCCGGTGACCGCGCAGGCGGAGAGATCGAGCCCGAATCCCATCTCCTCCAGCAGCGCCATTTCCCAGCGCAGATAGGCCAGTGGCCAGAGTTCGCGCTCGCCCAGTAGGTCGAGGAGCTGCTCGGAACGGGCATAGAGCGCCGGATGCGCCTCGCGCTCGGGCAGGCAGAAGGCCAGCAGCGCCACCACCGCGTTGAGCCCGGCGAGCGACAGCCGGTCGCTCATCGCGGTTGCCGCGCGCGAGCGCTGCGGCTCGACCGTATAGGCGCCCATGTGATCTTCGAGCCGCGCCCGCCAGGTCACGTCGAGCTGCGCGCCCGGTTGCAGCGAGGGCGCGACCTTGCGCGAGGCGCCGCCGCGCAGCACGCCCATATGCCGCCCGTGCCCGGCGGTGAAAACCTCCAGGATGGCCGAGCTTTCGCCATGCCTGCGAGCGGAAAGAAGAATGCCGGTGTCGCGCCAGTCCATGCGCGGACTATCGGACGGCTTGCCGCCGACGGCAAGCTGCGACAGGGTATCGCCGATGACCACCCGGACCCGCCTCTTCGCCCTTGTGATCGCGCTGCTGACCCTGGCGGCGCTGGCGGTGCAATTCACGGCCACCGCGCAGGCCAATCCACACTACACCCCGCCCGAGACGCTGTGGCGGCTGCTGCGCTATTTCACCATCCTCACCAATGCGCTGGTCGCCGGCACCTTCCTGTGGATGGCGGCGCGGGGCCGGATGGCCGGCGCCGCATGGCTCGGCGGTCTGGCGCTGTGGATCGGCATTGTGGGCGTGGTCTATCACCTGCTGCTGGCCAAACCGCTCACCGGGCTCGACGCACTGGCCGATCTCGGGTTGCACATGGTGACACCGGTGCTGACCGTGCTGTTCTGGATCTTTGCGGCTCCCAAGCACGGGCTGCGCCTCGGCACTGCGCTGGCCTGGATGCTTTGGCCGCTGGCCTATGTCGGTTACGCGCTGCTGCGCGGCCAGATCGAAGGCATCTACCCCTATTTCTTTGTCGATCCGACTGCGGTCGGCTGGCCCGGCGTGCTGCGCTGGTCGGGTCTGCTTTGTGCGGGGTTCGTCTCGGCAGGTGCTGTGCAGGTCGGGATTGCGCGGCTGCTGCGTTAGGGGGCGTGTCTGCCGCGCGGCGGAAAAAGGCCCGATTTGCATCTGTTGTCTCGCGCAAGCTTGCGGCATGGTCTCGGCGGAACGAACGGACTGAAGCAGGAGGTGCCCCGTGGCTGTCAAACCGGATATCGAGATCGCCCGCGAAGCCAGCAAACGGCCCATTCAGGAGATCGGCGCCAAGCTGGATATCGGCCCGGACCACCTGCTGCCCTATGGTCACGACAAGGCGAAGGTCGACCAGCGCTTTATCTCCGGCCTCTCCGACCGCCCGAATGGCCGGCTGATCCTGGTGACCGCGATCAACCCGACCCCGGCGGGCGAAGGCAAGACGACCACCACGGTCGGGCTCGGCGACGGGCTGTCGCGCATCGGCAAGAAGGCGGCGATCTGCATCCGCGAGGCCTCGCTCGGCCCGAATTTCGGCATGAAGGGCGGGGCCGCGGGTGGCGGCCATGCGCAGATCGTGCCGATGGAAGAGATGAACCTGCATTTCACCGGCGATTTCCACGCCATCACCAGCGCCCACAACCTGCTGGCGGCGATGATCGACAACCATATCTACTGGGGCAACGAGCAGGAGATCGACCTGCGCCGCGTGGTCTGGCGCCGGGTGCTCGACATGAACGACCGCGCCCTGCGCGATACCGTGACCTCGCTGGGCGGGGTCAGCAACGGCTTCCCGCGCGAGACCGGTTTCGACATCACCGTCGCCTCCGAGGTCATGGCGATCCTCTGCCTGGCCGAGGATCTGGCCGATCTGGAGCGCCGGCTGGGCGACATGATCGTCGCCTACAGGCGGGATCACTCGCCGGTCTTTGCCCGCGACATCGGCGCCGACGGGGCGATGACGGTGCTGCTCAAGGACGCGATGATGCCCAACCTCGTGCAGACGCTGGAGCATACGCCGGCCTTTGTGCATGGCGGGCCCTTCGCCAATATCGCCCATGGCTGCAACTCGGTCATCGCCACCAAGACGGCGCTGAAACTGGCCGATTACGTGGTGACCGAGGCAGGCTTCGGCGCCGATCTGGGGGCGGAGAAGTTCTTTGACATCAAGTGCCGCAAGGCCGGGCTTTCGCCCGATTGCGTGGTGCTGGTGGCAACGGTGCGGGCGCTCAAGATGAACGGCGGTGTCGGCAAGGACGATCTCGGCGCCGAGAATGTTGAGGCGGTCACCAGGGGCTGCGCCAATCTCGGGCGCCATATCCACAACCTCAAGGGCTTTGGCGTGCCGGTGGTGGTGGCGATCAACCATTTCACCGGCGATACCGAGGCCGAGATCGCGGCGGTGCAGGACTATGTGGCGGGGCAGGGCGCCGAGGCGCATCTCTGCACCCACTGGGCCAAGGGCTCGGCGGGCACCGAGGCGCTGGCCACCCGCGTCGCCGAGATCGCCGATGGCGGTGCCGCGCAGTTCGCGCCGCTCTATCCCGACGAGATGCCGCTCTGGCAGAAGATCGAGACCGTCGCCGAGCGGATCTATCACGCCCATGAGGCGACCGCCGACACCCGCATCCGCGAGCAGCTACACCAGTGGGAGGCGCAGGGCTATGGTCACCTGCCGGTCTGCATGGCCAAGACGCAATATTCCTTTTCCACCGATCCCAATCTGCGCGGCGCGCCCGAGGGCCATGTGGTGCCGGTGCGCGAGGTCCGGCTCTCGGCCGGGGCGGGATTCGTCGTGGCGATCTGCGGCGAGATCATGACCATGCCGGGCCTGCCCCGGCATCCCGCCGCCGAAAAGATCCGCCTCAATGCGGCGGGCGATATCGAGGGTCTGTTCTGATCGGTGCCACCGAAACGCTCATCGGAACGCATTTCCACGCTGCAAGGTCGCAAACGGCGCTCTCGGGGCGTTGAACATTGATACACCGGCGGGCATGAGAGCCTGAGCGGTCAGGTAAGGAGACACAGAATGCGCAACCCTGCGGATCTGGGTGACATGGCGGCGCTGCGCGCCGAAATCGACGCGACCGACAAGGCTCTGAGTGCGCTTCTGGGGCACCGCGCGCGGCTGATCTCGCGGGCGGCAGAGCTCAAGGCGGAGAACGGCTGGCCGGCGCGCATCGCCGACCGGGTGGACGAGGTGATCGCCAATGCGATGGCCCATGCCGAGGCCGAAGGCTACGACCCGGCGCTGGCGGAATCGCTCTGGCGGGAGCTGGTGGAATGGTCGATCCGGCGCGAAGAGACCGCGCTCGGGCGGGAATGAAGGAGAGGTCCATGACGGCCACGATCATCGACGGCAAGGCCTTCGCGGCCAATGTGCGGGAAAAGGTGGCGTCCCATGTGGCGCGGCTGAAGGAAGAGAACGGCATCACGCCGGGTCTTGCGGTGGTGCTGGTGGGCGAGGACCCCGCGAGCCAGGTCTATGTCCGCAACAAGGGCAAGCAGACCGTGGAATGCGGCATGCAGAGCTTTGAGCACAAGCTGCCGGCCGACACCCCCGAGGCCGACCTACTGGCGCTTGTCGCGCAGCTCAATGCCGATCCTGCGGTGCATGGCATCCTGGTGCAGCTGCCGCTGCCCGATCACATGAACGCGGATGCGGTGATCAATGCCATCGACCCGGCCAAGGATGTGGACGGGTTCCACATCTCCAATGTGGGCCTGCTGGGGACGGGGCAGAAGAGCATGGTGCCCTGCACTCCGCTCGGCTGTCTGATGATGCTGCGCGATGTGCATGGCTCGCTTTCCGGCATGAACGCGGTGGTGATCGGGCGCAGCAACATCGTCGGCAAGCCGATGGCGCAGCTCCTGCTGGGCGAAAGCTGCACGGTGACCATCGCGCATTCGCGGACGAAGGATCTCGCCGATGTGGTGCGCCGCGCCGATATCGTGGTGGCGGCGGTGGGCCGTCCGCAGATGGTGCCGGGCGACTGGATCAAGCCGGGCGCCACGGTGATCGACGTGGGCATCAACCGCATCGACGCGCCCGAGAAGGGCGAAGGCAAGACCCGTCTGGTGGGCGATTGCGACTACGACAGCTGCGCCGAGGTGGCCGGCGCGATCACCCCGGTGCCGGGTGGGGTGGGGCCGATGACCATCGCCTGCCTGCTGGCCAATACGGTCACCGCCTGCTGCCGCGCCAACGGTCTCGCCGAGCCCGAAGGTCTCACCGCCTGAGCACAGCGGTGGGCAGGATTGCCCACCCTACCGCCCCTTGTTGGCACAGGCATTATACGGGAACGGTGGTGCCGGTGAGCAGGGCGGCATGGGTCTCCCTGCCGTCCTTCACCGCGTAGACATCGGCGCTGACGATCACCAGCCGCCGCCCCGGCTTGATCACCCGCCCGCGGGCGATCAGCGTCTCTCCCACGGCGGGCGCCAGCAGGTGTACCTTCATCTCCGAGGTCACGACCTCCTTGTCCTCCGGCATCACCGAGAGCGCCGCATATCCCGCCGCGCTGTCGCCGATGGCAAAGGCCAGCGCCGCATGGGCATAGCCCAGCTGCTGTTGCAGATCGGGGCGGATCGCCGCCTCGATGCTGACGGCGCCGGGCGCGACCGAGACCAGCCGCGCGCCCAGCGTCATCATCATGTTCTGACGGGCGAAACTGGCCCTTATCCGTGTGTCGAGATCCATGACACGCACTCGATCACGGGCGCGTGGCGCTGGCAAGCCTCAGCCGCGCGGCATCGGGATCGCAACCGGCTGCGGCCCGGTCAGGATCGCCCGCGCCTCCGGCGCCATCAGCGCCCTCAGCGCCGCGTGATCGCTGCGCAGCCCGCCGGTATAGGCGCCATAGGCGGGCAGGATCAGCCGCGCGTGATCGACCAGGAAACAGGGCCGTGACAGGCTGCGCCCGCGCAGCCGCAGCCGCGCCTTGGGATGGTAATGCCCCGAGACCTCGCCCTCTGCCCCCGGCACCGCGATATGGCGGAACACCAGCGCTCCGAGCACCATCTCGGCGCGATGCGTGCCGCCCAGATCCACCGGGCCGGGATCGTGATTGCCCTCGATCCAGACCCAGTCGCGCCCCGCCATCAGCCGCGCGATCCACAGCCGCTCCTCCTCGGGCAGCGCCTCGGCGATGCCCTCCGCGTCGAAACTGTCGCCGAGGCAGATCACCCGGCGCGCGCCCGTCGCCACCAGATCCGCCTCCAGCCGCAGCAGCGTCTCGCGCGTCTCATAGGGCGGCAGCGCCGCGCCGCCCACCGCCGAAAGCCGCGCCGATTTGCCGAAATGCAGATCCGACACCACCAGCAACGCCTGCTCTGGCCAGTAAAGCCCGCCAGACCCCAGCGCCACCAGCTCTGCCCGCCGAAATCCGAATGCCAGCCCCGTCATCTGCTCCGACCCGGCTCTTTCATCTTTCCGATAAATACTCACGTCGCTCCACCCGCCAAAGGGCACAGCGCCGGGCAAATATCACACCGCTCAGCCATGCCCCGCCCCGATCTGCGCCAGCCCCGATTCGTCCAGAAGCGCCGTGATCTCCTCCTGTATCAGCCGCTCATCCGCCGAGCCCGCGATGGGCACCCGCCCGGGCTCCAGGAACAGCGGCGCCGAGAGCGGCGAGACGCGCTCCAGCCGGACGAGGTCGATCCGCTCGCCCACCCGCTGGCACATCTCGCGGATGCGGGCGAAATCCACCAGCCCGCGCATCGCCTCTTCGCGGGTGATCCGCAAGAGCAGATGGCGTGGGTCGTATTTCACCAGCGTGTCGTAAAGGATATCCGACGACATGGTGGCCTGCCGACCGCTCTTGCGCTGCCCGGCGGTGTTGCGCTCGATCAGCCCGGCGATGGTGGCCGAGGCGCGGAAGGTGCGCTTCATCACCGCGTTGCCCGCCAGCCAGGTCTCCAGCCCCGCCTCCAGCCGCTCCAGATCGAAGAGCGGCGCCGGGTCGGTCACCGCGTCGAGCCCCCAGATCAGCACGGCGTAATCGGAGGAGACAAAGCCCATCGGCGCCAGCCCCTCCTCCTCCATGCGCTTGGTCAGCAAGAGCCCCAGCGTCTGCATCGCGTTGCGCCCGGCAAAACCGTAGACCACGAGCTGCTCGCGCCCGTCATGCGGAAAGCTTTCGATCAGCAGCCGCCCGGGCTCGGGCAGGCGCGAGACCTCGCGCTGGAGCCGCAGCCAATCGGCGGTATGCGGCGGCAGCTCCGGCCAGGTCTGCTGCTGGAACATCTCGACGATGCGCGCGGAAAGCTGGGTGGAGGTGGAGAATTTGGAGCCCATGAAGGTAGCGATCTTTGGCTTGCGGGCGGCGTCGCGGGTGACCTCGACCACCAGCTCACGCAGCCCCTCATAGCGCACGATCTGCCCGCCGATCAGGAAGGTGTCGCCTCTGGTGAGCGAGGCGGCAAAACCCTCCTCGATCTCGCCCAGCGGGGCGCCGCCGCGGCCGCGCCATTTCACCTTGAGCGTATCGGTGTCCTGGATCGTGCCGAGATTCTGCCGGATGCGCGTCGCCGAGCGCGGGTCGCGCAGCTGCCAGAGCCCGTCCGGGCGCTGCAAGAGGCGTTGCCAGCGGTCATAGGCGCGCAGCGCATAACCCCCGGTGGCGCAGAAATCGAGACAGGCGTCGAACTCCTCCCGCGTCAGATCGGCATAGGCGCCCGCCGTGATCATCTCGGCATAAAGCGCGTCCGCCTCGAAC
The window above is part of the Salipiger abyssi genome. Proteins encoded here:
- a CDS encoding transglycosylase domain-containing protein, which translates into the protein MSDSGRGKGRLVAERRYPNKTAQKPKKTKPKKAAKAAPRRKAAPRRNPVAAFVLGVFRWIFGLIWRVVWRVTAVVALLVALGVGYFYTTLPSFEALLDGRARGSVTLIDRNGQIFAWRGDQFGGAVTADSVSPHLKNAVVATEDKRFYRHFGVSPRGVASAIRINLSEGRGPLSGHGGSTITQQTAKLLCLGTEFDPDAWESEAAYVADCRQSSLARKGKEALYAMAMEAKYTKDQILSIYLNRAYMGGGAYGAEAASQRYFSKHAGELNPQQAAMLAGLLTAPSSLAPTNDVERSQARAATVLRLMREQGYLTSEQEKTAQANPATLSEEAERRLGGYFADWVMSTGPEFFTSGTTEDVVIQTTLDPKLQRAAEAAMNKVYSEKVTKPGSVVQAAIVVMSADGAVRAMVGGKKTGVSGVFNRATQAKRQTGSSFKPFIYATALELGYSPYDTVVDEPFCMNIPGSGQWCPKNYSNNFKGRVTLTDALKNSLNIPAIKISESVGRDLVHKVAYEFGIESELNDTPAMALGTSEASLLEMTGAYAGFLNGGSAVTPYGLKELRLKGDDTPLMGTGGGIRERVIQPEAAGQLTWMLEKVISEGTGRRAQLPDGRPAAGKTGTSQDSRDGWFIGFTADYVTGVWMGNDDNSPLRGVTGGGLPADIWRETMIRVQEGMPISPLPAMAPARPEPQVVQEQPQQEPDRERQQRDNIIQQVLRDLLGPRN
- a CDS encoding P-II family nitrogen regulator, which produces MKLIIATIKPFKLEEVREALTGIGVRGMMVTEIKGFGSQSGHTEIYRGAEYAVNFVPKIKLEIVVASSMADQVVETITKTAQTGKIGDGKIFVLDVQQAVRVRTGETDADAI
- a CDS encoding ammonium transporter, with product MKLLKTLAPAAALIALPTLGLAQDDGPAPGVNASTDTVFIFNSLLFLIGGFLVMWMAAGFAMLEAGLVRSKNVAMQCMKNVVLFSLAAIFYYLIGYNLMYPLGTWSVDGVISGVWGPGVLEAVGVTADAADDYGYASTGSDFFFQLMFCATTASIVSGTLAERIKLWPFLVFVVILTSIIYPLQASWKWGGGFLDEAGFLDFAGSTVVHSVGGWAALTGAIILGPRLGRYVDGRVVPFPGSNLTLATLGTFILWLGWFGFNGGSQLAMGTVGDVADVSRIFANTNTAAAGGSVAALIMTQIMYKKPDLTMVLNGALAGLVSITAEPLTPTLGAATIIGAIGGIIVVFAVPMLDKLKIDDVVGAIPVHLVCGIWGTIAVAFTNSDASFATQLYGIVVVGIFTIIASGVVWFVLKLVMGGIRVSEEEEITGLDMGELGMEAYPEFSKG
- a CDS encoding FCD domain-containing protein → MPFRPVQSEKLASAVVRQIEELILRGILRPGERLPAERELAERLGVSRPSLREAVADLQARGLLTSRAGAGIFVTEALGSAFSDTLVQLFARHDEAVFDYLSFRRDMEGMAAERAALHGTDTDLRVIDTLFAQMEAAHGKRNPADEARLDAEFHLAIIEASHNVIMLHMMRSMYQLLREGVFYNRSVMFRQRTTREALLDQHRAINLALQARDAAAARAAVEAHLSYVERALAADRKAEHDEDIAKQRYERVKHRG
- a CDS encoding molybdenum cofactor biosynthesis protein MoaE is translated as MSEEAGIRIVVQEAPFDFGAEADAFAAGRNDMGAVVTFTGVVRDVSGGLDGMEIEHYPGMTEKALAKIAAEAQARWSLGEVLVIHRHGKLAPGERIMMVATASPHRKDAFEAAEYLMDYLKSRAPFWKKESAGGAQSWVAAKDEDEAALRRW
- the moaD gene encoding molybdopterin converting factor subunit 1, with translation MIDVLYFAWVRERIGLPKERLDTGAETVAALVDELRAREERYAMAFSDLSALRVAVDQELTDFDAPLAGAREVAFFPPMTGG
- the pgsA gene encoding CDP-diacylglycerol--glycerol-3-phosphate 3-phosphatidyltransferase, which translates into the protein MRWTLPNTLTALRLLAAPGVAVMFLYFSRPLADWFALLLFIGAAVTDWFDGYIARAWSLESKLGAMLDPIADKAMVVIALMVIVGYSSMSPWLVLPATFILFREVFVSGLREYLGDVAGTLKVTKLAKWKTTFQMVAIAVLFAQGVFEHYLAVSVIDLDPQRVSAILNREAADIHGLIWKEQGMTWAGHIGLTLLWVAATLTLITGWDYFVKALPHLREER
- the recO gene encoding DNA repair protein RecO, whose protein sequence is MDWRDTGILLSARRHGESSAILEVFTAGHGRHMGVLRGGASRKVAPSLQPGAQLDVTWRARLEDHMGAYTVEPQRSRAATAMSDRLSLAGLNAVVALLAFCLPEREAHPALYARSEQLLDLLGERELWPLAYLRWEMALLEEMGFGLDLSACAVTGINEPLDYVSPRSGRAVSAIGAGDWAARLLPLPPVLRGEGNAPDAEIVTALSTTGYFLEHKLAHELRDRPLPAARALFVERLERQAR